Proteins from a genomic interval of Pantoea deleyi:
- a CDS encoding 7-cyano-7-deazaguanine/7-aminomethyl-7-deazaguanine transporter has translation MLAFSSRQRMHALFWLSLFHLLVITSSNYLVQLPVAIFGFHTTWGAFSFPFIFLATDLTVRIFGAPLARRIILAVMIPALFISYGISSLFYQGEWQGWQALQQMNLFVARIACASFMAYALGQILDVHVFNRLRRLPQWWAAPGCAMFLGNISDTLAFFFIAFYKSPDAFMAQHWVEIALVDYSFKVLICMIFFLPAYGVLLNAALKRLAERQATRQVNFG, from the coding sequence ATGCTCGCATTTTCTTCACGTCAGCGCATGCATGCGCTTTTCTGGTTGTCGCTGTTTCACCTGCTGGTGATCACCTCAAGTAACTATCTGGTTCAGCTGCCGGTGGCCATCTTTGGTTTCCACACCACCTGGGGCGCGTTCAGCTTTCCGTTTATCTTCCTGGCGACCGATCTCACCGTGCGTATCTTTGGCGCGCCGCTGGCCCGACGCATTATTCTGGCGGTCATGATCCCGGCGCTGTTTATCTCCTATGGCATCTCCTCGCTGTTTTACCAGGGGGAATGGCAGGGCTGGCAGGCGCTGCAACAGATGAACCTGTTTGTGGCCCGTATCGCCTGCGCCAGCTTCATGGCGTACGCGCTGGGTCAGATCCTCGACGTTCACGTCTTTAACCGCCTGCGCCGTTTGCCACAGTGGTGGGCCGCACCGGGCTGCGCCATGTTCCTGGGAAACATCAGCGACACGCTGGCCTTCTTCTTTATCGCCTTTTACAAGAGCCCCGATGCGTTTATGGCGCAGCACTGGGTCGAGATCGCCCTGGTGGATTACAGCTTCAAGGTGCTGATCTGCATGATCTTCTTCCTGCCCGCCTATGGCGTGCTGCTCAATGCGGCGCTGAAGCGCCTGGCTGAACGTCAGGCCACCCGCCAGGTCAACTTCGGCTAG
- the iolD gene encoding 3D-(3,5/4)-trihydroxycyclohexane-1,2-dione acylhydrolase (decyclizing) — MGTIRLTTAQALVKFLDNQFIDVDGVETKFVKGIFAIFGHGNVLGLGQALEQDSGDLVVWQGRNEQGMAHAATGFARQSLRRQIIACSSSVGPGAANMITAAATATANRIPLLLLPGDVFATRQPDPVLQQIEQSYDLSISTNDAFRAVSKYWDRVSRPEQLMSACINAMRVLTDPAETGAVTLSLPQDVQGEAWDYPDYFFQKRVHRLDRRLPVAAQLADALTLITRKRKPMIICGGGVKYAEAGEALRQFAERYQIPFAETQAGKGTLVSDHPLNLGGVGETGSLAANLLAKEADLVIGIGTRYTDFTTASKWIFQHPEVSFLNVNVSNFDSYKLDGVQLLADAREGLTALTAGLASQHYSNDWGSQIAQAQRQLLEETQRVYQVEYHDGDFVPEIADHLDRDAVFAEFRRLTQSLLTQSSVLGTLNEQLPKDAVIVAAAGSLPGDLQRVWRTRDYNAYHVEYGYSCMGYEVNAALGAKLAQPQREVYALVGDGSFMMLHSELVTSVQEGAKINVVLLDNMTNGCINNLQMEHGMDSFSTEFRFRNPESGRLDGGFIPVDFAAIAAGYGCKNYRVTTLEELSAALEDARTQTVSTLIDIKVLPKTMIHKYFSWWHVGVAQASKTGRAQAVADKLKSHLDQARKY, encoded by the coding sequence ATGGGCACAATCAGACTGACCACGGCACAGGCGCTGGTTAAATTTCTGGATAATCAGTTTATCGATGTGGATGGTGTCGAAACGAAGTTTGTCAAAGGCATCTTCGCCATCTTCGGCCACGGCAACGTGCTGGGGTTGGGCCAGGCGCTGGAGCAGGATAGCGGCGATCTGGTGGTCTGGCAGGGACGCAACGAGCAGGGCATGGCCCACGCCGCCACCGGTTTTGCCCGCCAGTCACTGCGCCGTCAGATTATCGCCTGCAGCTCCTCCGTCGGGCCTGGCGCGGCCAATATGATCACCGCTGCGGCGACCGCGACTGCCAACCGTATTCCGCTGCTGCTGCTGCCCGGCGATGTCTTCGCCACCCGCCAGCCCGATCCGGTGCTGCAACAGATTGAGCAGAGCTACGATCTCAGCATCAGCACCAACGACGCTTTTCGTGCCGTCAGCAAATACTGGGATCGCGTCAGCCGTCCGGAGCAGCTGATGTCCGCCTGTATCAATGCCATGCGTGTCCTGACCGATCCGGCCGAAACCGGCGCGGTAACGCTGTCGCTGCCGCAGGATGTGCAGGGCGAAGCCTGGGACTATCCGGACTATTTCTTCCAGAAACGGGTTCACCGTCTGGATCGCCGCCTGCCGGTAGCGGCACAGCTGGCCGATGCCCTGACGCTGATCACCCGTAAGCGCAAACCGATGATTATCTGCGGTGGCGGAGTGAAGTACGCCGAAGCGGGCGAGGCGCTGCGCCAGTTCGCGGAACGCTATCAGATCCCCTTCGCTGAGACTCAGGCGGGCAAAGGCACGCTGGTGTCAGACCATCCCCTGAATCTGGGCGGCGTGGGCGAGACCGGCTCGCTGGCGGCTAACCTGCTGGCGAAAGAGGCCGATCTGGTGATCGGTATCGGCACCCGCTATACCGACTTTACCACCGCCTCGAAATGGATTTTCCAGCACCCCGAGGTGAGCTTCCTGAACGTTAACGTCAGTAACTTCGACAGCTACAAGCTGGATGGTGTCCAGCTGCTGGCCGACGCCCGCGAGGGGCTGACGGCACTGACGGCCGGCCTGGCTTCACAGCACTACAGCAACGACTGGGGCAGCCAGATTGCGCAGGCACAGCGTCAGCTGCTGGAAGAGACGCAGCGCGTTTATCAGGTCGAATATCACGATGGCGACTTCGTGCCGGAGATCGCCGACCATCTGGACCGCGACGCGGTGTTCGCTGAATTTCGCCGCCTGACGCAATCCCTGCTGACGCAGAGCAGCGTGCTTGGCACCCTGAACGAGCAGTTGCCGAAAGACGCGGTCATCGTGGCGGCCGCGGGCAGCCTGCCGGGCGACCTGCAGCGCGTCTGGCGTACCCGGGATTACAACGCCTATCACGTCGAATATGGCTACTCCTGCATGGGCTACGAGGTCAATGCGGCGCTGGGCGCGAAGCTGGCCCAGCCGCAGCGTGAGGTCTATGCGCTGGTCGGCGACGGCTCCTTTATGATGCTGCACTCTGAGCTGGTGACGTCGGTTCAGGAGGGGGCGAAGATCAACGTGGTGCTGCTGGATAACATGACCAACGGCTGCATCAATAACCTGCAGATGGAACACGGCATGGACAGTTTCAGCACCGAGTTCCGCTTCCGTAATCCGGAGAGCGGCAGGCTGGATGGTGGCTTTATCCCGGTCGATTTTGCCGCGATCGCCGCCGGTTATGGTTGTAAAAACTACCGGGTGACCACGCTGGAGGAACTCAGCGCCGCGCTGGAAGATGCACGTACCCAGACGGTTTCCACCCTTATCGACATCAAAGTGCTGCCAAAAACTATGATCCACAAATATTTCAGCTGGTGGCATGTCGGCGTAGCGCAGGCTTCAAAAACCGGGCGCGCGCAGGCGGTGGCGGACAAGCTCAAGAGCCATCTGGATCAGGCGCGAAAATATTGA
- a CDS encoding Gfo/Idh/MocA family oxidoreductase encodes MTLKLGVIGTGAIGQEHIRRCSHVLQGAQVVAVSDINVDGARAALQRLNIEAEVFQNGHDVIQSPNVDAVLVTSWDPTHEEFTLAAIAAGKPVFCEKPLAMSAEGCRRVVDAEIQAGKRLVQVGFMRPYDAGYRALKKVITDGEIGEPLMLHCAHRNPTVPENYTTPMAITNTLIHELDVLRWLTSDDYKTVQVVFPRVTSKSHGQLKDPQIVLFETQKGVRIDVEIFVNCAYGYDIQCEVVGEEGIARLPEPSSVQLRKDARLSNTILVDWKDRFIEAYDVELQAFINDIQAGQLTGPSAWDGFAASVAADACIKAQNSGAIEPVEMPPRPAFYN; translated from the coding sequence ATGACTTTGAAACTTGGTGTTATCGGTACAGGTGCAATTGGTCAGGAACATATTCGCCGCTGCAGCCATGTGCTGCAGGGCGCCCAGGTTGTGGCCGTCTCTGACATCAACGTCGACGGCGCCCGTGCCGCACTCCAGCGCCTGAACATCGAGGCGGAGGTGTTTCAGAACGGCCATGATGTGATTCAGTCGCCCAACGTCGATGCGGTGCTGGTGACCTCATGGGACCCGACCCACGAAGAGTTCACCCTGGCGGCGATTGCCGCCGGTAAGCCGGTGTTCTGCGAGAAGCCGCTGGCGATGAGCGCCGAGGGCTGCCGCCGGGTTGTCGATGCGGAGATTCAGGCGGGAAAACGTCTGGTGCAGGTCGGCTTTATGCGTCCTTACGATGCGGGCTACCGTGCGCTGAAAAAGGTGATCACCGACGGTGAGATTGGTGAGCCGCTGATGCTGCACTGCGCGCACCGCAACCCGACCGTGCCGGAGAACTACACCACGCCGATGGCGATCACCAACACCCTGATCCATGAGCTGGACGTGCTGCGCTGGCTGACCAGCGACGACTACAAAACCGTGCAGGTGGTCTTCCCGCGCGTGACGTCAAAGTCACACGGTCAGCTGAAAGATCCGCAGATCGTGCTGTTTGAAACCCAGAAAGGGGTGCGCATCGACGTCGAAATCTTCGTGAACTGCGCGTATGGCTATGACATTCAGTGCGAAGTGGTCGGCGAAGAGGGCATTGCCCGTCTGCCGGAACCCTCGTCGGTACAGCTGCGCAAAGATGCGCGGCTATCAAACACCATCCTGGTGGACTGGAAAGATCGCTTTATTGAGGCCTATGACGTTGAGCTGCAGGCGTTTATCAACGATATCCAGGCTGGCCAGCTGACCGGCCCGTCCGCCTGGGATGGTTTTGCAGCCTCGGTAGCCGCAGATGCCTGTATCAAAGCGCAAAACAGCGGTGCCATTGAGCCGGTAGAGATGCCGCCACGTCCTGCTTTTTACAACTGA
- the tusA gene encoding sulfurtransferase TusA: protein MSDAFSSADHQLDARGLRCPEPVMMVRKTVRSLQDGETLLIIADDPATTRDIPGFCRFMEHGLLAQQTDTLPYQFLIRKGMAG from the coding sequence ATGAGCGATGCTTTTTCCTCTGCCGACCATCAGCTGGATGCCCGCGGCCTGCGTTGCCCGGAGCCGGTCATGATGGTGCGCAAAACCGTACGCAGCCTGCAGGATGGCGAGACGTTGCTGATCATCGCCGATGATCCGGCGACCACCCGCGACATCCCCGGCTTCTGCCGCTTTATGGAACATGGCCTGCTGGCGCAGCAGACCGACACGCTGCCCTATCAGTTCCTGATCCGCAAAGGCATGGCGGGTTAA
- a CDS encoding MurR/RpiR family transcriptional regulator, whose protein sequence is MNNNPTQLSLLQDDIRRRYETLSKRLKQVARYILDNSNSIAFDTVASIAQQADVPPSTLIRFANAFGFSGFNEMKQVFRQHLMEETVNYTERARLFRQTATDDSASAPESPAEILNVFTMVNSQALQQLAMQVNPEQLNKAVKLLNEAENIYVIGLRRSFSVASYLVYALRHLERRAFLIDGLGGMFTEQLSLVNPKDVVIAISYSPYAREAVEVVEMGAKRGAHQIAITDSQVSPLAAFSDVCFVVREAQVDGFRSQVASLCLAQTLAVSLALNNADA, encoded by the coding sequence ATGAACAATAATCCCACCCAACTTTCTCTGTTGCAGGACGATATTCGTCGCCGCTACGAAACGCTGAGTAAGCGGCTTAAACAGGTTGCGCGCTACATCCTTGATAACAGTAACAGTATCGCCTTTGATACCGTCGCCTCGATTGCCCAGCAGGCCGATGTGCCGCCTTCAACGTTGATCCGGTTTGCCAATGCGTTTGGCTTCAGCGGCTTCAACGAAATGAAACAGGTTTTTCGTCAGCACCTGATGGAGGAGACGGTCAACTACACCGAGCGCGCACGTCTGTTCCGTCAGACCGCGACCGACGACAGCGCCAGTGCACCGGAGAGCCCGGCGGAAATCCTGAATGTCTTTACCATGGTGAACAGCCAGGCGTTGCAGCAGCTGGCGATGCAGGTCAATCCGGAGCAGCTCAATAAAGCGGTGAAACTGCTGAACGAGGCGGAGAATATCTATGTCATCGGCCTGCGCCGCTCTTTCAGCGTGGCCTCCTATCTGGTCTATGCGCTGCGTCATCTGGAGCGTCGGGCGTTCCTGATCGATGGACTCGGCGGAATGTTCACCGAGCAGCTCAGCCTGGTGAATCCGAAGGATGTGGTGATTGCGATCAGCTACTCACCCTATGCGCGAGAAGCGGTTGAAGTGGTGGAGATGGGAGCCAAGCGCGGTGCCCATCAGATCGCCATTACCGACAGCCAGGTCAGCCCGCTGGCCGCCTTTAGCGATGTCTGCTTTGTGGTGCGGGAAGCGCAGGTTGATGGCTTCCGTTCTCAGGTCGCCTCTCTCTGCCTGGCGCAGACGCTGGCGGTTTCGCTGGCGCTGAATAACGCCGACGCCTGA
- a CDS encoding zinc/cadmium/mercury/lead-transporting ATPase: MQHHHACGCGKPRASHTAAKPLCQVPQARPLTLSIQAATPVTADTAGCCCNSASSPGCDADAAEESDRRGRAYPFSWQIQGMDCPACARTVETAVRQVNGVTDARVLFSSEKLMVSADTDVQNAVEQAVKKAGFRLAAASSPSTSKTTSGWQHNRLLILLALLVAASTLLSRLAPVWGDRLFVVTTLTGLIPVARAAWQRLRSGSPFTIETLMTVASSGALLIGAHAEAAMVLVLFQLGEQLEGYAASRARSGVTRLMALRPESATRLQQGKRVEVSLAALQPGDVIEVAAGGRLPVDGRLLSTIASFDESALTGESLPVTRSSGETLPAGVTSVDRQVQLEVVSKPGESAIDRILQLIEEAETHRAPVERFIDRFSRLYTPLVMLLSLLVMVGVPLSGAGEWQPWIYKGLTLLLIGCPCALVISVPAAITSGLASAARQGALIKGGAAMERLSSLRCIAFDKTGTLTLGKPELTQILRFGASDEAAILALSAAVEQGATHPLASAIVAAAQARHLTLPEAHDQQVLAGRGIRARIAGRQVQLLTPTHAPGLTPAQTAQIAQREADGETLVVLLREDEVLGALALRDRLRDDAADAVQALKKLGIESLMLTGDNPRAAATIAHQLQIDYRASLLPADKVAAVRERSRQQPLAMVGDGINDAPAMKAATLGIAMGSGTDVALEAADAALTRNQLSHLAPMIVLARRTRRIIRQNIGIALGLKAIFLVTTLLGLTGLWLAVLADSGATALVTANALRLLRRRA; encoded by the coding sequence ATGCAACACCATCACGCCTGTGGCTGTGGCAAACCCCGCGCCAGCCACACCGCCGCAAAACCGCTGTGCCAGGTTCCTCAGGCGCGTCCCCTTACCCTTTCAATCCAGGCTGCCACGCCCGTCACGGCGGACACGGCGGGCTGCTGCTGTAACAGCGCCAGCAGTCCCGGCTGTGACGCCGATGCGGCGGAGGAAAGCGACCGGCGAGGCCGCGCTTATCCTTTCAGCTGGCAGATCCAGGGGATGGATTGCCCCGCCTGCGCCCGCACCGTTGAAACCGCCGTTCGTCAGGTGAATGGCGTCACCGACGCCCGCGTCCTCTTCAGCAGCGAGAAGCTGATGGTCAGCGCCGACACCGACGTGCAGAACGCGGTTGAACAGGCGGTGAAAAAAGCCGGGTTCCGGCTCGCGGCCGCCTCTTCTCCCTCCACCTCAAAAACCACGTCAGGCTGGCAGCACAACCGGCTGCTGATTCTGCTGGCGCTGCTGGTAGCCGCCAGCACGCTGCTCAGCCGGCTGGCTCCGGTCTGGGGCGATCGGCTGTTTGTGGTGACCACGCTGACGGGCCTGATCCCGGTGGCCCGCGCAGCCTGGCAGCGTCTGCGCAGCGGTTCTCCGTTTACCATCGAGACACTGATGACCGTGGCGTCATCGGGTGCGCTGTTGATTGGCGCACACGCCGAAGCGGCGATGGTGCTGGTTCTGTTTCAGCTGGGCGAGCAGCTGGAAGGTTATGCCGCCTCGCGGGCGCGCAGCGGCGTTACCCGCCTGATGGCGCTGCGGCCCGAATCGGCGACCCGCCTGCAACAGGGCAAACGTGTGGAGGTGTCGCTCGCAGCGCTGCAACCCGGCGACGTCATCGAAGTCGCCGCAGGCGGTCGTTTGCCGGTCGATGGCCGCTTGCTCAGCACGATCGCCAGTTTCGATGAGAGCGCCCTGACCGGCGAATCCCTGCCGGTGACGCGGAGCAGCGGTGAGACGCTGCCTGCCGGTGTCACCAGCGTTGACCGGCAGGTGCAGCTGGAGGTGGTGTCGAAACCCGGTGAGAGTGCCATCGACCGCATCCTGCAGCTGATTGAAGAGGCGGAAACGCATCGCGCCCCGGTTGAGCGTTTCATCGACCGGTTCAGTCGTCTCTATACACCGCTGGTGATGCTGCTCTCGCTGCTGGTCATGGTGGGGGTGCCGCTCTCTGGCGCAGGCGAGTGGCAGCCGTGGATCTATAAAGGGCTGACGCTGCTGCTGATTGGCTGCCCCTGCGCGCTGGTGATCTCTGTTCCCGCCGCCATCACGTCCGGGCTGGCGTCGGCGGCGCGTCAGGGTGCCCTGATCAAAGGCGGGGCGGCGATGGAGCGGCTGAGTTCGCTGCGCTGCATCGCCTTTGATAAAACCGGTACGCTGACGCTCGGCAAGCCCGAACTGACGCAGATCCTGCGGTTTGGCGCAAGCGACGAAGCCGCGATCCTGGCGCTGAGCGCCGCCGTGGAACAGGGGGCGACGCATCCGCTGGCCAGCGCCATCGTGGCGGCCGCACAGGCGCGCCATCTGACGCTGCCTGAGGCGCACGATCAGCAGGTGCTGGCGGGACGCGGCATCCGCGCCCGAATTGCTGGCCGGCAGGTTCAGCTACTGACCCCCACGCATGCGCCTGGCCTGACGCCCGCGCAGACGGCGCAGATTGCGCAGCGGGAAGCGGACGGGGAAACCCTGGTCGTGCTGCTGCGCGAGGATGAAGTGCTGGGTGCGCTGGCGCTGCGTGACCGGCTGCGCGACGACGCGGCCGATGCGGTGCAGGCGCTGAAAAAACTGGGGATCGAGAGCCTGATGCTGACCGGGGATAACCCGCGTGCCGCCGCCACGATCGCCCACCAGTTGCAGATTGATTATCGCGCCAGCCTGCTGCCCGCCGACAAAGTCGCGGCGGTGCGTGAACGGAGCCGGCAGCAGCCGCTGGCGATGGTCGGGGATGGCATCAACGATGCGCCTGCCATGAAGGCGGCGACCCTGGGGATTGCGATGGGCAGCGGCACCGATGTGGCGCTGGAAGCGGCCGACGCGGCCCTGACGCGAAATCAGCTCAGCCATCTCGCCCCGATGATTGTGCTGGCCCGCCGGACCCGCCGCATCATCCGCCAGAATATCGGTATCGCACTGGGATTAAAGGCGATTTTCCTGGTCACCACCCTGCTGGGTCTGACCGGACTCTGGCTGGCGGTGCTGGCCGACTCGGGGGCGACCGCGCTGGTCACCGCCAACGCGCTGCGGTTACTGCGGCGGCGCGCCTGA
- the iolE gene encoding myo-inosose-2 dehydratase has translation MNKENVKLAIAPIGWTNDDMPALGSENTFQQTVSEMALAGFTGSEVGSKYPRDPAILKPMLDIRGIEICNAWFSTFFARGDREKTLREFVEHMNFLHAMGARVIGCSEQSKSIQGTELAVFEQKPVFTEEEWRLTAEGYNELARIAAEKGMRVTLHHHMGTGIQTTEEIGRFMAMTDEQVGLLYDTGHVYYSEGSQQKMLAVLETHLPRIFHVHLKDVRDEVVADVRENHLSFLEGVKKGTFTVPGDGVIDFTPVFRILDDYGYKGWMVVEAEQDPALANPFEYAVKARRYIREKAGL, from the coding sequence ATGAACAAAGAGAACGTAAAACTGGCGATCGCGCCGATCGGCTGGACCAACGACGATATGCCGGCGCTTGGCAGTGAAAATACCTTTCAGCAGACGGTCAGCGAAATGGCGCTGGCTGGCTTTACCGGCAGCGAAGTCGGCAGTAAATATCCCCGCGACCCGGCGATTCTGAAACCGATGCTCGACATTCGCGGTATCGAAATCTGTAACGCCTGGTTCAGCACCTTTTTCGCCCGTGGCGACAGAGAGAAAACCCTCAGGGAGTTCGTGGAGCACATGAACTTCCTGCATGCGATGGGAGCACGGGTGATTGGCTGTTCGGAGCAGAGCAAAAGCATTCAGGGCACCGAGCTGGCGGTGTTTGAACAGAAACCCGTTTTCACAGAGGAAGAGTGGCGCTTAACCGCAGAAGGCTACAACGAGCTGGCGCGGATCGCGGCGGAGAAGGGAATGCGCGTCACGCTGCATCATCACATGGGCACCGGTATTCAGACCACCGAAGAGATCGGTCGCTTTATGGCCATGACCGACGAGCAGGTCGGTTTGCTCTACGACACCGGCCATGTCTACTACTCCGAAGGCTCACAGCAGAAGATGCTGGCGGTGCTGGAAACCCATCTGCCGCGCATCTTCCACGTTCACCTCAAGGATGTGCGTGATGAGGTGGTGGCCGACGTCCGCGAGAACCATCTTTCGTTCCTGGAAGGGGTCAAAAAGGGCACCTTTACCGTGCCGGGCGATGGCGTGATCGACTTTACGCCGGTGTTCCGGATTCTGGATGATTACGGTTACAAAGGCTGGATGGTGGTGGAAGCGGAGCAGGATCCGGCGCTGGCGAACCCCTTCGAATATGCGGTTAAAGCCCGCAGATATATTCGCGAGAAGGCAGGGTTATAA
- a CDS encoding DcrB family lipoprotein encodes MRKLVKYVGMSLLVLGLAACDQKKEDAANDNGVSASQSAQTVTLMDGKLSFSLPPGMSDKSGKLGSQTTNMHVYADETGARAIIVIAGEPTSDGLDVLSQRMEQQQRNRDPQLQVVSNKSVTLKDQPAQQLDTVISANNQTAWSSVILAKVDGKLVTLQITLPGDNQQQAQSDADNIVKSITLK; translated from the coding sequence ATGCGCAAGCTGGTGAAATATGTAGGAATGAGTTTACTGGTGCTGGGCTTAGCGGCCTGTGACCAGAAGAAAGAGGACGCGGCGAATGACAACGGCGTCAGCGCCAGTCAGTCAGCGCAGACCGTCACGCTGATGGATGGCAAACTGAGCTTCTCACTGCCACCTGGCATGTCCGATAAAAGCGGTAAGCTGGGTTCGCAGACCACCAACATGCACGTCTATGCGGATGAAACCGGCGCACGCGCCATTATCGTGATTGCCGGCGAACCGACCAGCGACGGACTGGATGTGCTGTCGCAGCGTATGGAGCAGCAGCAGCGTAACCGCGACCCGCAGCTGCAGGTGGTATCGAACAAATCGGTGACGCTGAAAGATCAGCCCGCGCAGCAGCTGGATACCGTGATTTCTGCCAACAATCAGACCGCCTGGTCGTCCGTGATTCTGGCGAAAGTTGATGGCAAGCTCGTGACACTGCAGATTACGCTGCCAGGTGATAATCAGCAGCAGGCGCAGAGCGACGCTGACAATATTGTGAAGAGTATTACCCTGAAGTAA
- a CDS encoding bifunctional 5-dehydro-2-deoxygluconokinase/5-dehydro-2-deoxyphosphogluconate aldolase, translated as MRTEQKPLDVICIGRIAVDFYGQQIGARLEDVTSFAKYLGGSSGNVAYGTAIQGLKSAMLARVGDEHNGRFLREALQRVGCNTDALITDPRRLTALVILGIKDEETFPLIFYRDNCADMGLVPEDIDEAFITSSRAVAVTGTHLSHPQTRAAVLKALDIARRHGLRTALDIDYRPVLWGLTSPGDGETRFIESSQVTQQLQEVVHYFDLIVGTEEEFHIAGGSTDTLTALKNVRQASQATLVCKRGPLGCVVFEGDIPDSWDQTQLHTGVRVDVLNVLGAGDAFMSGLLRGWLNDEGWEQACRYANACGALVVSRHGCAPAMPTRAELDDFLSRDDAVKRPDLDPHLNHLHRVTTRRQAWPELNVFAFDHRKQLAEMAQEAGVGESRIPPLKLLLLKAAQQAAEEAGLENKSGILADTTYGQKALNAITGKHWWIGRPIELPGSRPLRLEHGNIGSQLIDWPAEHVVKCLVFYHPHDSAELRKEQDELLLDVWKGCNKSGHELLLEVILPESHPDKSEAFYVAMLSHFYSLGIKPDWWKLPPLSAECWQTIGRLIEQQDPYCRGILLLGLDAPEEKLKAGFAAAADAPWVKGFAVGRTIFGQPSRQWLQGELDDEALIETVKGNYLRLIAHWRAARA; from the coding sequence ATGCGTACAGAACAGAAGCCGCTTGATGTGATTTGTATCGGGCGAATCGCCGTTGATTTTTATGGCCAGCAGATCGGGGCGAGACTGGAAGATGTCACCTCATTCGCGAAATATCTGGGAGGATCGTCGGGCAACGTCGCCTATGGCACCGCCATCCAGGGACTGAAATCGGCGATGCTGGCGCGCGTGGGGGATGAGCATAACGGTCGCTTTCTGCGTGAAGCCTTGCAGCGCGTTGGCTGTAACACCGATGCGCTGATCACCGATCCACGGCGTCTGACCGCCCTGGTGATCCTCGGCATCAAAGATGAAGAGACGTTTCCGCTGATTTTCTACCGCGATAACTGTGCCGACATGGGCCTGGTGCCGGAGGATATCGACGAGGCCTTTATTACCTCCTCCCGCGCGGTGGCGGTGACCGGTACCCACCTGTCCCATCCTCAGACGCGGGCAGCGGTACTGAAAGCGCTGGATATCGCCCGCCGCCATGGCCTGCGCACCGCGCTGGATATCGATTATCGTCCGGTTCTGTGGGGCCTGACCTCGCCGGGCGATGGCGAAACCCGTTTCATTGAATCCTCTCAGGTGACTCAGCAGCTTCAGGAAGTGGTGCACTATTTCGATCTGATCGTCGGCACCGAAGAGGAGTTTCATATTGCCGGCGGCAGCACCGACACCCTGACTGCGCTGAAGAATGTGCGTCAGGCGAGCCAGGCGACGCTGGTCTGCAAACGCGGTCCGCTGGGTTGCGTGGTGTTTGAGGGTGACATTCCGGATAGCTGGGACCAGACACAGCTGCACACGGGCGTGCGGGTAGATGTGCTTAACGTGCTGGGGGCGGGCGATGCCTTTATGTCTGGCCTGCTGCGCGGCTGGCTGAACGATGAAGGCTGGGAACAGGCGTGCCGTTACGCCAACGCCTGCGGTGCGCTGGTGGTTTCACGCCACGGCTGCGCCCCCGCCATGCCTACCAGGGCGGAGCTGGATGATTTTCTGAGCCGCGATGACGCGGTGAAACGCCCCGATCTCGATCCTCACCTCAACCATCTGCACCGCGTCACCACCCGCAGACAGGCGTGGCCGGAGCTGAATGTTTTCGCCTTTGACCACCGCAAGCAGCTGGCGGAGATGGCTCAGGAAGCGGGTGTCGGAGAAAGCCGCATTCCGCCGCTGAAGCTGCTGCTGCTGAAAGCCGCACAGCAGGCCGCCGAAGAGGCGGGATTAGAGAATAAAAGCGGTATTCTGGCCGACACCACCTACGGACAGAAAGCGCTGAATGCGATCACCGGTAAGCACTGGTGGATTGGTCGCCCGATCGAACTGCCCGGCTCCCGTCCGCTGCGCCTGGAGCATGGCAACATCGGCTCGCAGCTGATCGACTGGCCCGCCGAACATGTTGTGAAATGTCTGGTCTTCTATCATCCTCATGACAGCGCTGAACTGCGCAAAGAGCAGGATGAGCTGCTGCTTGATGTCTGGAAGGGCTGCAACAAAAGCGGTCACGAGCTGCTGCTGGAGGTGATCCTGCCTGAGAGCCATCCGGACAAGAGCGAGGCTTTTTACGTGGCAATGCTGAGCCACTTCTACAGCCTGGGCATCAAGCCTGACTGGTGGAAACTGCCGCCGCTTTCGGCCGAATGCTGGCAGACGATTGGCCGCCTGATAGAGCAGCAGGATCCTTACTGTCGCGGCATCCTGCTGCTAGGCCTGGATGCGCCCGAAGAGAAGCTCAAAGCCGGTTTTGCGGCGGCGGCTGACGCGCCCTGGGTAAAAGGCTTCGCGGTGGGCCGCACCATCTTTGGTCAGCCTTCGCGCCAGTGGCTGCAGGGTGAGCTGGATGATGAGGCGCTGATAGAAACCGTGAAGGGCAACTATCTGCGGCTGATTGCGCACTGGCGCGCTGCCCGCGCCTGA